CGCAGGAACGCGTACCACGCTGATACCCAGCTCCTTAGCGGCCTCCAAGTCGACATTGTTAAAGCCTGCACAGCGTAGCGCCAGCGTTTTAATGCCCAACGCAGCCAGTTCGGTTAACACTTCACGTCCACCGTCATCGTTCACAAAGATGCAGACGGCCTGACAGCCCGCGGCGGTTTTCGCGGTGCGTGACGTCAGCATGAAATCAAAAAACTCCAGCTCATAGCCAAACTGCTGATTGACCTGCTCCAGATATTTACGGTCATACTGCTTAGTGCTGTAAATTGCCAGTTTCATTGATAGTTTCTCCGAAAAATCCTTAGGTTAAGCTATCAGAAAATCGGGCGGTGACAAACCGTTACCTGACTGACAGTAACGGTTTGAAATTGAGAGAGTAATAGCGTCAGAACGATGTTAGCGAGACGTACTGAAAACCGACACGGCTTCGGACATCGTGGAGATCTGCTGTTCCAGGCTGTTAATGGCAGAACTGGAGTGCGTCGCCAAAATGGTGTTCTGACGCGTCAATTCATCAATGTTGTTCACCGCCGAGTTTATCTGCCCCAGCCCTTGCGATTGCTCTTGTGTCGCTAGGCTGATTTGATTCACAAGCTGCGTTACTTGCTGCACTTGAGTCAATATATGGTTCATCGACTGACTGGTGTGGCTGACCAGTTTATCACTGGTGTGGATGTTGGCGATCGTGGTGTCGATAATCGCCGCGATGTCTTTGGCGGCGACGGCGCTACGCTGTGCCAGAATACGGACTTCCCCCGCAACCACGGCGAAACTCTTACCCTGTTCTCCGGCGTGAGCGGCTTCTACTGCTGCATTAAGTGCCAGAATATTGGTCTGGAACGCCAGATTATCCAGTACGCTGATGATGTCGGTGATCTCCTTGCTGGAACGAGTCATGCCCGCCATGGTGTCCGTGACCTGATTAACCGCCTTTTCACCCGCATCGACGGCCTGATTGGCATCGTTCGCACAGCGTGTTGCTAACTGTGAAGCAGACGCGTTACTTTGAATCGTCGCCGTCAGTTCTTCCATTGAGGATGCGGTAGATTGCAAGCTTTGTGCGGTATCTTCACAGCGCTGGCTCAGCGTGTAATTCCCAGAAGCAATCTCACCACAGGCGTGGCGCAGTTCGGTCAGCTTGCCGTTGACATCATCGACAAACGTGCGGAAATTCATGCCGGATTGATTCACGGCGCGTAATAACATGCCGACTTCATCCACGCGATTAAGTTGAAACGAGTTATCTGCCTGCCCAGATGCGGAGTTAATCGCCTGGCGTAGGATTTTTTCCAGAGGTTTTGCCAGATGTTGAACTAATAATTCACTGGTTACGATTGCGCCAGCAAGCAGCACCAAAGCAAAAATGAATAGCGGAGTCGTCTGTGGAAGAGTGGTAAGTAAGAAAAACAATGCGAATAGCATGAAAAGGAATATATAACTTCTTATCCGCCAACGTACGGGAATAACGTTAAATAAGCTAAGAAATTTTAGCGGGCCTTTATAAATTAACAATCCCTGAAAGAGTCGGTGGTTTTTTAATTTATTTTCATTCATTTGGCGATAAAGTGCTTCAGCCTGCCGAATATCTTCCGGTGGAACGCGCGTTCGTACCGACATATATCCTGTTATTTTCCCTTCCTTCATCAACGGCGTTGTACTGGCTTTTACCCAATAATAGTCGCCATTCTTGCGGCGATTTTTGACGACGGCCGTCCAGATTTTACCGGCCTCCAGCGTCTCCCACATGTCGGCAAACGCCTGCGGCGGCATATCCGGGTGGCGCACGATATTGTGAGGTTGGTGCAGAATTTCCTCAAAGTCGTAACCACTGGCATTAATAAAATCGTCATTGGCATAAGTGATATCGCTATCGATGGTGGTAACCGACATCAGCTTGGCTTTTTCATCTAATAAATACTGAATATCACTGACAGGAAAATTCTTACGCATTTATTGATCCTTTTAGTATAAGCAAGCATAAATATGATGTTTTTAGATCTATTAGCGAATGGAAATTGATGGCGCTATTTAATTAACGGCAATCTTCACGAAATACTTAGCGAGTAGACTTATAGCGTCTTAATCGTGTTGTCCGTTATTTTTTCTTTAAAACATTAGTGCCTGAACCCAACTCGCTACCAGAGCACGTACCGATGGCCAGAAGCATTCATTTGTTAAGTATATTATGACTCTGTGAATTTGCACGGTGGTCAACGCAGGTTGAAGAAAGAGAAAGAAGAAAGAGAAAAATGATAAGGAAACAGGGCGACGGACGCCCTGATGTGAGCGCCCGTGAAGATGAGATTAGCTAGCGGGAAAGGCTAAAGACAGAGGCGGCTTGTACCATACTCGAGATCTGCTGTTGCAGGTGATCGGTGGCCGAATGTGATTGACTCGCCAGCGCGGTATTCTGATGCGTGAGCTCATCAATACGGTTTACCGCTTCATTAATTTGCTCCAGCCCCTGAGATTGTTCCTGCGTTGCGAGGCTGATCTCATTCATCAAATTGGTGACGTGCTGAACCTGCAGCAGAATATTGCTCATGGATTTATGCGTGTGTGAAACCTGCTGTTCACCGGTACGAATGCTATTCAGCGTTTCGTCAATGATGGTCGAAATATTGCTAGACGAGGAGGCGCTACGCTGTGCCAGCGAGCGCACTTCACTGGCGACTACCGCAAAGCTCTTACCCTGCTCTCCGGCATGGGCGGCTTCGACGGCGGCGTTCACGGCCAGAATATTGGTCTGGAACGCAAGATTATCCATCACGCTGACGATATCTGTAATCCGTTCGCTGGAGCGGGTGATCGTCTCCATGGTATCGGAGACCTGGCTGACAGCCTGCTCACCAGAGTTCACCGCCTGATTCACATCCTGCGTATAGCGTGAGGCCTGAAGCGAGGCTTCCGCATTGCTTTTTATTGTTGCAGTAAGCTGTTCCACGGAGGCGGCGGTTTGTTGCAGGCTTTCTTCCGTTTCCTCGCAGCACTGTGCCAAGGTATGGTTGCCTTGCGCGATTTCATTACAGGCGTTTTTCAGCTCGCTCAGATTGGTGTTCACATCGTCTACGAAGGTGCGGAAATTCATACCGGACTGGTTTACCGCCCGCATTAACATACCAATTTCATCCACGCGATTAAGCTGCGTCAGATTGTCCGCCTGCCCAGCGGCGGAACGCATGGCCTGAGACAAAATTTGCTCAATGGGGCGGGCAACATGGTGCACCAGAAGCTCGCCACTGACAAAACAGCAGGCAATAAGCAGCGGGAAGAGTACGGAAGCCAATGCCGTTCCCGCAAGCAGGGAATAGGCGGCAATGAGCGGAATCAGGCTAAAGAGCAGAAAATAGCTGCGGATGCGCCAGCGTAGCGGCATGGTTTTAAAAAGACTCAGGATGCGCAATGGCCCCGTATAAATAAGCAGACCATGATGGAAGGTGCGATATTTCAGTTTACCTTCATTTGCACTGGCATAGAGTCCCTCGGCCTGACGAATTTCATCGGGTGAGGCGGCGGTCCGTACAGACATATAACCGCTAATTTCACCGCCTTTTCTCAGCGGCGTGGTGCTTGATTTTACCCAGTAATGGTCGCCATTTTTGCACCGATTTTTCACAATTCCTGTCCAGATATTGCCTGCGCGCAGCGTTTTCCACATATCCGCGAAGGCGGCTGGTGGCATATCTGGGTGTCGGATAAGATTATGGGGCTGCCCCATTAGCTCATCAGCGGTATAACCACTGACATCAATAAAATCTTTGTTTGCGTAGGTAATGTGGCTTTCTGGCGTGGTGACCGACATGAGTCTGGTTTTTTCAGAAAGAGGGAGTTGGCGGTCGGTTACAGGGGTGTTATTACGCATAAAGCAGTCCTTGATATGCTGTGTCCGAATACTGATTTAACATGAGGCATACCCACAACAATGAATCAGCGGATAGCGGTAATGGTCAGGTTGCTCATTGCTTTTTTTAAGGCGGCCTGGCAGAAGGAGATAATCCTGACATCTACCCGTAAACGCTTTGTTCATGATGAGATAACGTGATTTATTACAAAATATAACCTTAATTAAACATTTTACCACGAAAGGGTAATGAGTACGTACGCACAATGGTAGTAAATGTGAGTTGGATGGGGTTATTTGTTAACAAAAAGAGCGATTTGTGAATGGATAATCGACAGGGCTATACAGGACGAATTTTACCGCTATCGAACAGGATGCTTAACTCGCGCTAATGATTAAAAAACGTTCGCTTTCAATGGCTTTCCTGTTCGCCATATTGCTGTTTCTGTTCTGGCGAGCACTGCCGCAGTGGCTACCGCGCCTTGCCAACATCTGGCTTCCGACGGAGATGTCTTTGACCGTGAATGGGACGGCTGGCTGGCAGGGCGGTGGGCTGCATAGCGCGGGGTTCAGTCTTATAGCTGGGGAGTGCACGCTCGTTGACGTACGGAATATGACGCTGCGTTGGCATAGCTGGCGATGGCATGTCGATATTGATGCCGTGACGTTAAACAGCGACTGCCTACAGTATGTGCCAGCAAGCAGCAGCACCGAGCCAGCGGTGCCGTTGGCGCAATGGCAGCAGCGATTGCCTGCGGCCGATATTCAGGTGAAGACGTTTACGCTACAGCCCTGGCAGGATTACGCCGGACAGGTGCGACTCAGCAGCGACGGCAAGCGGCAACAAACGCTGGATTATCAGGGCGATCAACTGGCGTTTAAGGCGGAACTGAACGAGAAAAGTCTGACCCTGCATGAGAGCATGATCGCAACAGCAGCGGGGTTTGCGCGCCTGCTAGTCAGTGGTGAGATGGAACTGGCCGATACGCTGGATGCTGTACCGGTGCAGGGGCAGCTCACCGGAAAACTGGATTCAGGGCAAACGCCAGATCCGCTTTCGCTCCTGCTGGACTGGCATCATCAAGCGGGTGAGCTGGTACTGAAGGCGGCGAATGACGAGGCGCCGCTGATATCGCTGCCGTGGCAACTAACGGATGAGGTGATTCAGGTCACTAACGGCGTCTGGCGCTGGCCTTATGCCGATCAGCCGCTCTCCGGGCAGGTTGCCATAACATTACAGCACTGGCGACAAGGGCTGGATGCCACCACGATTAACGCGCGGTTGAACATGCTGACGCAAGGGCATAATGGCAAGGCGAACGCCGTGTTGGTGCTGGGGCCGGGCAATATCGGCCTGCTCAACAGCGAATTGCGCTTTCAGCTTACCGGGCAGGCAAATTTACCCGCACTCTCCCTGACGGCGACGCTGCCGGGGGTGTTGCAGGGCTCTATTCTCAATCCCGAACTCTCTCTTTTACCTGGGGCGCTGCTGCGTGCCTGGGGAACGCCAGCGCCGCAATTTTATCTTGACGAAGCGCGCTGGCCACTGGCGGGCGTCCGAGTCAGTGCGACGGGCGTGAATGGGCGACTACAGGCGATTGTGAAGGCGCGGGAAGCATACTGGGGGCGCTTTAGCCTGCACCTTGACGGTCAGGCACAGGATTTCTTGCCGGATCAGGGGCAGTGGCAATGGCGCTATTGGGGCAATGGCCAGCTTCCGCCGCTCAAAGGTCAGTGGGACGTGGCTGGTCGAGGCCAGTGGCAGGATACCCTGATTGAAGTTAGCCAACTGTCGAGTGGCTTGGATCAGTTGGGCTATGGCATTGTGACGGTACACCAGCCCCGCCTGACGATCACTGAGCCTATCCGTTGGCAGCGCGCCCGTTCGGGTGAGCATTTTCAAGGTGCGCTGCAACTGGCCTCCGAACGGGCACACTTCAGCAACGGGGGCTACTTGCCACCTTCGTTGCTAACGCTGGCGATGCAGGGGCGTAGCCCGGATGATTTCCAGCTACAGGGGCAGCTACAGGCTGAGGATATCGGGCCGGTCAGGCTGCGTGGCCGTTGGGATGGGGAGCGACTGCGCGGGGGCGCGTGGTGGCCGACACAGCCACTTAAGGTGTTTCAACCTCTGCTTTCTCCGCTGTTAAAAATGAACATCCGTGCCGGACAGTTTTACGCGCAGGCGGCATTCTCTGCCGCGCGTAAAGAAGGGTTCAGCGCGGGCGGACATTGGGTCGTGAAAAATGGCGGGCTGTGGCTACAGGATGGTGAAGTTAGCGGCGTCAACTTTGTCCTGCCTTACCGTTTGAAAGGTCAGCGCTGGCAGTTGGGCGTCAAGCAGCCCGTCGCGCTGCGAATTGACGTGCTGGATAACCTGTTTCGGATGAGCAATATCCGCGTCGTTCTCCAGGGATTTTACCCGTACAGTGAGCGACAGCCGCTGGTGATGTCTCAGGCTGATATGGACGTGTTGGATGGACATATTGGCCTGTCTACGCTGCGCTGGCCACAGCGTGAACCCGCGCTATTTAACGTGAAGAGTGTGGATCTCAGCGAACTCATGACGGTGCTGAAGCAAAAGCAGTTTGCGCTGTCTGGGCGCGTGAGCGGCACGCTTCCGTTGAATTTTAATCACCCGACTACATTGATTGAAGGCGGACGCATTACCAATGATAGTTTCCTGACGCTGCAACTGGATAATCAACTGGCCGATGAGTTAGCGAGGAAAAATCTGGCAGGCGGGGCGGCGATTGGCTGGCTGCGTTATCTGGAAATTGGGCGTTCCTATGCCACGCTTGACTTGGATAATCAGGGTGAACTGACATTAACGTCGCAGGTGCAGGGGAAAAACCCGCAGCTCAGTGCGAAACGCCAGGTGATTCTTAACTATCGCCATCAGGAGAACATCTTCCAGCTATGGCGCAGCTTGCGTTTTAGCGATAACGTGCGGGATACGCTGGAACAGCAGGCAAATGAATAAATTCAAGGTAGAACAATGAACAAGTGCGAGACATGGCTGGCGGTAGGTTGCACGGTCGCTTTCCTGACGGGATGTGTGCCGCGAATCGAAGTGGCTGCGCCCAAAGAACCCATCACTATCAATATGAACGTGAAGATCGAGCATGAGATTCACATCAAAGCGGATAAAGACGCGACGCAATTGCTGGAAAAGTCGGATAATGCGGCTGGCGATGAGATAAAGAAAAGCGCGCCGGAAGGCGCGCAATAGTCAAGCCAAGTAAACCAATGGCAAGGTCGGTAACAATGATCCGTTATAAACAATGATCCGTTATAAACAATGATCCGTTATAAACAATCATCCGTTATAAACAATCATCCGTTATAAACAACGATTCGTTATGCGGTGACCAACTGAGACAGCTGGGTTTTCGCCGCTTCTGTGGCTTTCTGTGCCACATCCGGGCCGTAGCCGTAACCTTCTGCGAATACGAACTCAAGGTCGGTCAGACCAAGGAAGCCCAGGAAGACGCGCAGGTACGGTTCCAGCAGGTCGGTTGGTGTGCCTTTATGGATGCCACCACGGCTGGTTAATACGATAGCGCGTTTACCTTTCACCAGACCTTCTGGACCCTGTTCGGTGTAGCGGAACGTCACACCAGCACGGGCAACCAAGTCGAAGTAGTTCTTCAACTGA
This genomic interval from Pectobacterium aquaticum contains the following:
- a CDS encoding methyl-accepting chemotaxis protein, translating into MRKNFPVSDIQYLLDEKAKLMSVTTIDSDITYANDDFINASGYDFEEILHQPHNIVRHPDMPPQAFADMWETLEAGKIWTAVVKNRRKNGDYYWVKASTTPLMKEGKITGYMSVRTRVPPEDIRQAEALYRQMNENKLKNHRLFQGLLIYKGPLKFLSLFNVIPVRWRIRSYIFLFMLFALFFLLTTLPQTTPLFIFALVLLAGAIVTSELLVQHLAKPLEKILRQAINSASGQADNSFQLNRVDEVGMLLRAVNQSGMNFRTFVDDVNGKLTELRHACGEIASGNYTLSQRCEDTAQSLQSTASSMEELTATIQSNASASQLATRCANDANQAVDAGEKAVNQVTDTMAGMTRSSKEITDIISVLDNLAFQTNILALNAAVEAAHAGEQGKSFAVVAGEVRILAQRSAVAAKDIAAIIDTTIANIHTSDKLVSHTSQSMNHILTQVQQVTQLVNQISLATQEQSQGLGQINSAVNNIDELTRQNTILATHSSSAINSLEQQISTMSEAVSVFSTSR
- a CDS encoding methyl-accepting chemotaxis protein, which gives rise to MRNNTPVTDRQLPLSEKTRLMSVTTPESHITYANKDFIDVSGYTADELMGQPHNLIRHPDMPPAAFADMWKTLRAGNIWTGIVKNRCKNGDHYWVKSSTTPLRKGGEISGYMSVRTAASPDEIRQAEGLYASANEGKLKYRTFHHGLLIYTGPLRILSLFKTMPLRWRIRSYFLLFSLIPLIAAYSLLAGTALASVLFPLLIACCFVSGELLVHHVARPIEQILSQAMRSAAGQADNLTQLNRVDEIGMLMRAVNQSGMNFRTFVDDVNTNLSELKNACNEIAQGNHTLAQCCEETEESLQQTAASVEQLTATIKSNAEASLQASRYTQDVNQAVNSGEQAVSQVSDTMETITRSSERITDIVSVMDNLAFQTNILAVNAAVEAAHAGEQGKSFAVVASEVRSLAQRSASSSSNISTIIDETLNSIRTGEQQVSHTHKSMSNILLQVQHVTNLMNEISLATQEQSQGLEQINEAVNRIDELTHQNTALASQSHSATDHLQQQISSMVQAASVFSLSR
- a CDS encoding YdbH family protein encodes the protein MIKKRSLSMAFLFAILLFLFWRALPQWLPRLANIWLPTEMSLTVNGTAGWQGGGLHSAGFSLIAGECTLVDVRNMTLRWHSWRWHVDIDAVTLNSDCLQYVPASSSTEPAVPLAQWQQRLPAADIQVKTFTLQPWQDYAGQVRLSSDGKRQQTLDYQGDQLAFKAELNEKSLTLHESMIATAAGFARLLVSGEMELADTLDAVPVQGQLTGKLDSGQTPDPLSLLLDWHHQAGELVLKAANDEAPLISLPWQLTDEVIQVTNGVWRWPYADQPLSGQVAITLQHWRQGLDATTINARLNMLTQGHNGKANAVLVLGPGNIGLLNSELRFQLTGQANLPALSLTATLPGVLQGSILNPELSLLPGALLRAWGTPAPQFYLDEARWPLAGVRVSATGVNGRLQAIVKAREAYWGRFSLHLDGQAQDFLPDQGQWQWRYWGNGQLPPLKGQWDVAGRGQWQDTLIEVSQLSSGLDQLGYGIVTVHQPRLTITEPIRWQRARSGEHFQGALQLASERAHFSNGGYLPPSLLTLAMQGRSPDDFQLQGQLQAEDIGPVRLRGRWDGERLRGGAWWPTQPLKVFQPLLSPLLKMNIRAGQFYAQAAFSAARKEGFSAGGHWVVKNGGLWLQDGEVSGVNFVLPYRLKGQRWQLGVKQPVALRIDVLDNLFRMSNIRVVLQGFYPYSERQPLVMSQADMDVLDGHIGLSTLRWPQREPALFNVKSVDLSELMTVLKQKQFALSGRVSGTLPLNFNHPTTLIEGGRITNDSFLTLQLDNQLADELARKNLAGGAAIGWLRYLEIGRSYATLDLDNQGELTLTSQVQGKNPQLSAKRQVILNYRHQENIFQLWRSLRFSDNVRDTLEQQANE
- a CDS encoding YnbE family lipoprotein, whose product is MNKCETWLAVGCTVAFLTGCVPRIEVAAPKEPITINMNVKIEHEIHIKADKDATQLLEKSDNAAGDEIKKSAPEGAQ